Proteins from a genomic interval of Oreochromis aureus strain Israel breed Guangdong linkage group 6, ZZ_aureus, whole genome shotgun sequence:
- the ldb1b gene encoding LIM domain-binding protein 1b isoform X3: protein MLDRDVGPTPMYPPTYLEPGIGRHTPYGNQTDYRIYELNKRLQNWTEECDNLWWDAFTTEFFEDDAMLTITFCLEDGPKRYTIGRTLIPRYFRSIFEGGATELYYVLKHPKESFHNNFVSLDCDQCTMVTQNGKPMFTQVCVEGRLYLEFMFDDMMRIKTWHFSIRQHRELIPRSILAMHAQDSQMLDQLSKNITRCGLSNSTLNYLRLCVILEPMQELMSRHKTYSLSPRDCLKTCLFQKWQRMVAPPAEPSRQAPNKRRKRRMSGGSTISGGGGTNNNNNNKKKSPGSGFPLSSQVPDVMVVGEPTLMGGEFGDEDERLITRLENTQFDAANGIDDEDSFNNSPALGSNSPWNNKAPSSQESKSDNPTSQASQ, encoded by the exons CCCCACTCCAATGTACCCTCCCACATACCTGGAGCCAGGAATAGG GAGGCACACACCATATGGCAACCAGACAGACTACAGAATATATGAGCTCAACAAACGACTACAGAACTGGACAGAG GAGTGTGACAACCTGTGGTGGGATGCATTTACTACAGAGTTCTTTGAGGACGATGCCATGCTGACCATTACTTTCTGTCTGGAGGATGGACCCAAACGTTACA CAATTGGCCGGACGTTAATCCCGAGGTACTTCCGGAGTATATTTGAGGGCGGTGCCACTGAGCTCTACTATGTACTGAAACATCCCAAGGAGTCCTTCCACAATAACTTTGTCTCCCTCGACTGTGATCAGTGCACTATGGTCACACAGAATGGAAAACCCATGTTCACACAG GTGTGTGTAGAAGGGCGCTTGTACCTGGAGTTCATGTTTGACGACATGATGAGGATAAAGACGTGGCACTTCAGTATCCGACAACACCGTGAACTCATTCCTCGTAGTATACTGGccatgcat GCCCAAGACTCTCAGATGCTGGACCAGCTGTCCAAAAACATAACAAGATGTGGCCTGTCGAACTCCACCCTCAACTACCTCCGA CTGTGTGTGATTCTGGAGCCCATGCAGGAGCTGATGTCCAGACACAAGACCTACAGCCTCAGCCCCAGAGACTGCCTCAAGACCTGTCTGTTCCAGAAATGGCAGAGGATGGTGGCACCACCCG CTGAGCCATCAAGACAAGCCCCTAACAAACGGCGGAAGCGTAGGATGTCAGGCGGCAGCACCAtcagtggaggaggaggaactaacaataacaacaacaacaaaaagaagagcCCTGGTAGTGGCTTCCCACTGTCCAGCCAAGTTCCG GATGTGATGGTGGTGGGAGAGCCCACTCTGATGGGAGGGGAGTTCGGCGACGAGGATGAGCGCCTGATCACACGGCTGGAGAACACACAGTTCGACGCTGCCAATGGCATAGATGATGAGGACAGCTTCAACAACTCTCCGGCGCTGGGCTCCAACTCGCCTTGGAACAACAAGGCTCCTTCCAGCCAGGAGAGCAAGAGCGACAACCCCACCTCACAGGCATCACAGTAG